Proteins encoded in a region of the Paenibacillus sp. E222 genome:
- a CDS encoding SDR family oxidoreductase yields the protein MMKTVCVTGAARGLGLALTAQMLKRGYIVYAAGLDMEKSEGIRLLTDAYPKHLRAIELDIADDLSVALFTETLKLDTEHLDMLINNAAILGSITDHIRGPLNMAEMAEVFNVNTLGTLRVTHALLPLLLQGENKLIVDISSEAGSIEQCSRDGWFAYCMSKSALNMQARLVHNGLKNEGGQVMLIHPGWVQSYMSGELNTAADLTPDQSAQHITALIDRHKEFMGDQPAYVDYKGEALPW from the coding sequence ATGATGAAAACCGTATGTGTTACCGGGGCGGCACGTGGACTGGGACTGGCTCTGACGGCACAAATGCTGAAGAGAGGTTATATCGTTTATGCGGCAGGGTTGGACATGGAAAAGTCCGAAGGGATTCGTCTTCTGACGGATGCCTATCCTAAACATTTGCGCGCCATCGAACTCGACATTGCGGATGATCTGTCCGTAGCTTTGTTCACGGAAACACTGAAGCTGGATACAGAGCATTTGGATATGCTTATTAATAATGCGGCTATACTAGGAAGTATTACGGATCATATCCGCGGACCGTTAAACATGGCGGAGATGGCAGAAGTATTTAACGTCAATACTTTGGGAACATTGCGCGTGACTCATGCCCTGCTGCCCCTCCTGCTTCAAGGGGAAAACAAGCTGATCGTCGATATCTCTTCGGAGGCAGGTAGTATTGAGCAGTGCAGCCGGGATGGATGGTTTGCCTATTGTATGTCCAAATCAGCGTTAAACATGCAGGCTCGCCTTGTGCATAATGGTCTGAAGAACGAGGGTGGACAAGTGATGCTGATTCATCCCGGGTGGGTACAGAGTTATATGAGCGGGGAATTGAATACCGCTGCAGACCTTACGCCAGATCAATCGGCTCAGCATATCACAGCACTCATTGATCGCCATAAGGAGTTCATGGGAGATCAGCCCGCGTATGTAGATTACAAGGGGGAAGCCCTTCCTTGGTAA
- a CDS encoding ThuA domain-containing protein, giving the protein MDHRKKALLLGDYTHPDWHPLQGVDAEISRIFHDTMTVQCSENRNMLLQENITGFDVCISYMDDWKGKVSPQQTAGLLSYVSNGGGLVIIHNGISLQNRYELKQMIGAKFLHHPPYAPLEFTVTTESHPVTEGISGFTMEEEPYQFEFGSFAETKVLLEYQSEEGPKPAAWAHRYGIGRIVYLMPGHHVPSFAHETYRQLILQAGKWAARYV; this is encoded by the coding sequence ATGGATCATCGTAAAAAAGCGTTGTTACTTGGTGATTATACTCATCCGGACTGGCATCCGCTGCAAGGAGTGGATGCGGAGATCAGTCGGATTTTTCACGATACTATGACTGTGCAGTGCAGTGAGAATCGCAACATGCTGCTGCAAGAAAATATAACCGGATTTGACGTGTGTATCTCTTACATGGACGATTGGAAGGGGAAAGTCTCTCCACAGCAGACAGCGGGCTTATTGTCCTATGTTAGTAATGGAGGTGGACTGGTCATCATACATAACGGGATTTCGCTCCAGAATCGTTATGAGCTGAAACAGATGATCGGTGCCAAATTCCTGCATCATCCACCTTATGCACCACTGGAGTTCACAGTAACGACAGAGAGTCATCCAGTGACGGAAGGCATATCGGGATTTACGATGGAGGAAGAGCCTTATCAGTTCGAGTTTGGTTCATTTGCCGAAACGAAAGTTCTGCTGGAGTATCAATCCGAAGAAGGGCCAAAGCCCGCAGCTTGGGCGCATAGATACGGCATTGGACGCATTGTTTACCTTATGCCAGGACATCATGTACCTTCGTTTGCACATGAAACCTATCGTCAGTTGATTTTGCAGGCAGGAAAATGGGCTGCACGTTACGTATAG
- a CDS encoding phasin family protein, producing MSDLFKKAISLGLGLTVVSKEKIEKTVDDLVKRGELAPGESKALVERLMERGDEEQGQFKRMIHEQVKRVLQEVGVPSESDVTRLEQRVAVLEKKLAELGHTPQLQPDVSPAPLEVPPLKGNEIE from the coding sequence ATGAGCGATTTGTTCAAAAAGGCAATCTCGTTAGGGCTCGGTCTTACTGTTGTAAGCAAGGAGAAAATTGAGAAAACCGTGGATGATCTGGTCAAGCGTGGGGAACTGGCGCCTGGTGAATCCAAAGCGTTGGTCGAACGCCTGATGGAACGGGGCGATGAAGAACAGGGCCAGTTCAAAAGAATGATTCATGAACAGGTTAAGCGCGTCCTTCAGGAAGTGGGCGTTCCATCCGAGAGTGATGTAACCAGATTGGAACAGCGTGTTGCCGTCCTTGAGAAAAAGCTTGCAGAACTGGGTCACACACCACAGCTTCAACCTGATGTATCCCCAGCTCCACTTGAAGTTCCTCCTCTCAAAGGAAACGAGATCGAGTAG
- a CDS encoding spore germination protein: MLALEDIFSDCSDVIFRNVKISPEVEGLLVYIEGIVNSTDIQDHMLRPLIRGLVEQRTDEPASPLDDTRIALTQVKKVDTWADAADGVLESSALLLINGSKQAWLFNVKGGVRRGVEEPQTESVIRGPREGFTETLRVNTALLRFKLKTPALKMLSMTIGTETKTNVVLTYIDDIADPKLIKDVKKRLNKIKIDGILETGYIEELIEDHPYSPFPQMHYTERPDTVAGNLLEGRFAIFVDGSPFALIAPVTMWQMLQASEDYYERFFISNLVRWIRFLFVAIALFLPALYIAITTFHQDMLPTTLILSIAGAREAIPFPALVEALIMELSFEALREAGVRLPKTVGQAVSILGALVIGQAAVQAGIVSAPMVIIVSMTGIASFTIPRFNFAITVRLLRFPIMLLAGALGLYGIVIGLVLISVHLTQMTSFGVPYLSGLSPYSKTDTKDIVIRTPWWKMIHRPSTVHRDQQRMNEKINGSPDAEEGW, from the coding sequence ATGTTGGCACTGGAAGACATTTTCTCAGATTGCTCGGATGTGATCTTCCGCAATGTCAAGATTTCACCTGAAGTGGAAGGTCTGTTGGTGTACATCGAAGGCATCGTGAATTCGACGGATATTCAGGATCATATGCTTCGGCCTTTAATTCGTGGTCTGGTCGAGCAACGTACGGATGAGCCTGCGTCTCCTCTGGATGATACACGTATCGCCCTGACGCAGGTGAAGAAAGTAGATACCTGGGCGGATGCAGCGGATGGGGTGCTGGAATCCTCCGCGCTGCTGTTGATCAACGGAAGTAAGCAGGCTTGGCTATTTAACGTCAAGGGCGGCGTCCGGCGCGGTGTCGAGGAACCCCAGACCGAGTCGGTTATTCGTGGACCACGCGAAGGCTTCACCGAGACATTGCGCGTCAATACGGCTTTGCTTCGTTTTAAGCTGAAAACTCCTGCACTGAAGATGTTAAGCATGACAATTGGAACCGAAACCAAAACCAATGTAGTACTGACCTACATCGACGATATTGCCGATCCCAAACTGATTAAGGATGTCAAAAAACGACTCAATAAAATTAAAATTGATGGCATTCTGGAAACGGGATATATAGAGGAACTTATTGAAGATCATCCATATTCTCCTTTTCCGCAGATGCATTATACCGAACGTCCGGATACGGTGGCGGGCAACCTGTTGGAAGGTCGGTTTGCCATTTTTGTAGATGGCAGTCCGTTTGCCCTTATTGCGCCAGTTACCATGTGGCAGATGCTTCAGGCCAGTGAGGATTATTACGAACGGTTCTTCATCAGTAATCTGGTGCGATGGATTCGATTTCTGTTTGTTGCCATCGCGCTATTTCTACCTGCGCTTTATATCGCGATTACAACGTTCCATCAGGACATGCTGCCCACGACTCTGATCCTGAGCATTGCCGGGGCAAGGGAAGCCATTCCATTCCCTGCACTCGTTGAAGCCCTCATTATGGAGCTGTCATTCGAGGCTTTGCGAGAAGCGGGGGTCAGGTTACCCAAAACGGTAGGTCAGGCCGTCAGTATTCTGGGGGCACTTGTGATTGGACAGGCAGCGGTTCAGGCGGGAATCGTGTCCGCGCCCATGGTTATTATCGTATCCATGACAGGGATTGCGTCATTCACGATCCCACGTTTTAACTTTGCCATTACGGTACGTTTATTGCGTTTCCCGATCATGCTGCTTGCTGGTGCGCTTGGCTTGTATGGCATTGTAATCGGACTGGTGTTGATCTCCGTACATCTAACGCAAATGACCTCTTTTGGGGTGCCTTATCTGTCAGGTCTCAGTCCCTATAGCAAGACGGATACCAAGGATATTGTGATTCGTACACCATGGTGGAAGATGATCCATCGTCCATCAACGGTTCATCGTGACCAGCAGCGGATGAATGAAAAGATTAACGGTTCTCCTGATGCAGAGGAAGGGTGGTAA
- a CDS encoding uroporphyrinogen-III synthase yields MAQHLAGIRVALTGPRKSKEMSLLVEKLGGIPLVRPAQGTVFLDDRNIRDGLVSWISDPPDWTVLTTGMGLDAIFDMAEDMEIADQLLDVLSASLIAARGYKTVNALRKRKLTPLVRDDDGSTDGLIREFAPHELAGQKVMLQLHGETAPKLVGWLEEQGAQVRQVLPYRHVPPEEGELEQLLNEILLHEVDAVAFTSGPQVRFLVEYAASKGKLEAMQEAFRQGVVPASVGRVTANAMREEGIEALVVPEDEKMGALIVELGRYYAAQSADKAHHMQ; encoded by the coding sequence ATGGCTCAACATTTGGCAGGTATACGCGTAGCATTGACAGGACCACGAAAATCCAAAGAGATGTCCTTGCTGGTTGAGAAATTGGGCGGGATTCCACTAGTCCGGCCTGCACAGGGAACTGTTTTTCTGGACGATCGTAACATTCGGGATGGTCTGGTATCCTGGATATCCGATCCACCAGACTGGACGGTATTAACCACAGGTATGGGATTGGATGCTATTTTTGATATGGCTGAGGATATGGAAATTGCTGATCAATTGCTGGACGTATTATCGGCATCCTTGATTGCTGCAAGAGGGTACAAAACGGTTAATGCACTCCGAAAACGTAAACTGACCCCGCTGGTGCGGGATGATGATGGCAGTACAGACGGGCTGATTCGTGAATTCGCGCCTCATGAACTTGCGGGACAGAAGGTCATGTTGCAACTGCACGGGGAAACTGCGCCCAAGCTGGTCGGGTGGCTGGAGGAACAAGGGGCTCAAGTACGTCAGGTGCTTCCATATCGTCACGTTCCGCCCGAAGAGGGCGAGCTGGAACAGTTGTTGAATGAAATTTTGCTGCATGAGGTCGATGCTGTCGCGTTTACAAGCGGACCCCAAGTGCGGTTTTTGGTTGAATATGCGGCGTCAAAGGGCAAGCTCGAAGCCATGCAGGAAGCCTTCCGGCAAGGGGTGGTGCCTGCTTCGGTGGGCAGGGTTACGGCAAACGCGATGCGTGAAGAAGGTATTGAGGCACTCGTGGTCCCGGAGGATGAGAAGATGGGGGCACTAATCGTAGAACTGGGGCGTTATTACGCTGCCCAATCTGCGGACAAGGCCCATCATATGCAATAA
- a CDS encoding AarF/ABC1/UbiB kinase family protein: protein MAVRIKHVGRYREIAMALVRHGFGYMVEELGLFQLLALPRRWMSREAHTTKTLSERIRLVLQELGPAFVKLGQLASTRADLLPESVIRELVKLQDQVPPFSSETARGILEQELDTPLEDIFSRFEDTPVAAASIGQVHLGKLRSGEAVAIKIQRPGISRIVQRDLDILRELTAMAEKRWDWVKQYQIPQMVEEYAQALMAELDYTVEGRNTEKIAQQYQQDNKVKIPVIYWDQTSSRVLTMEYIEGIKLNDRDELIKRGHDLNNIAQRLVDSLLNQIFIHGFFHADPHPGNLMVLKDGRLAFIDFGMVGSLSDEMKQHLASLIIGLMRKDTDSMIRAIEKLGMMPDDMDLRGLHSDLDKLRSKYYDIPFSKISVGQALNDLFGVAQRHRVVMPADILLLGKSLLTMEGVIEHLDPSLSIVDMAEPFGRKLIKERFNPGRIKNRLFRSAADMAESVMGLPGQLRQISSIISKGKLRLEVSVPELETLLRRLDQISNRLSFSIVLLAFCIIMVGLIIGSSISHQSTMLWDIPVIEIGFLVAILMVAFLLYSIFKSGRF from the coding sequence ATGGCTGTGCGAATCAAACATGTCGGCAGATACCGGGAAATTGCCATGGCGCTGGTGCGTCATGGCTTCGGTTATATGGTCGAGGAGCTGGGTTTGTTCCAGTTGCTGGCCTTACCCCGGCGGTGGATGTCGCGTGAAGCCCACACCACCAAGACGCTGAGTGAACGCATACGACTTGTGCTGCAGGAGCTGGGGCCGGCTTTCGTCAAGCTGGGGCAACTGGCAAGCACAAGGGCAGATTTGTTGCCCGAGTCTGTGATCCGGGAATTGGTGAAGCTGCAGGATCAGGTCCCGCCGTTTTCCTCGGAGACGGCACGGGGTATTTTGGAACAGGAATTGGATACACCGCTGGAGGACATCTTTTCCCGGTTCGAGGATACCCCTGTGGCTGCGGCTAGTATTGGACAGGTGCATCTGGGCAAACTTCGAAGCGGTGAGGCCGTAGCTATTAAAATCCAGCGGCCCGGCATATCGCGTATTGTTCAGCGCGATCTGGATATTTTACGAGAATTGACTGCGATGGCGGAGAAACGCTGGGATTGGGTGAAGCAATATCAGATCCCGCAAATGGTAGAAGAGTACGCCCAGGCACTAATGGCCGAGCTGGATTATACAGTCGAGGGCCGTAATACGGAGAAGATTGCACAGCAATATCAGCAGGATAACAAAGTGAAAATACCAGTGATCTACTGGGATCAAACTTCCTCTCGTGTGCTCACCATGGAGTACATCGAAGGCATCAAGCTGAATGACCGTGACGAGTTGATTAAACGTGGGCATGATCTCAATAACATTGCTCAGCGACTGGTAGATTCATTGTTGAATCAGATTTTCATTCATGGATTCTTTCATGCCGATCCACATCCGGGCAACCTGATGGTGTTGAAGGATGGCAGGCTGGCCTTTATCGATTTCGGCATGGTGGGCAGTCTGAGTGATGAGATGAAGCAGCATCTGGCTTCGCTCATTATCGGATTGATGCGCAAAGATACGGACAGCATGATCCGGGCAATTGAGAAGCTGGGCATGATGCCGGATGATATGGATCTGCGAGGGCTTCATAGCGATCTGGACAAGCTGCGCAGCAAATACTACGATATTCCCTTTTCCAAAATAAGCGTGGGTCAAGCACTGAATGATCTGTTCGGTGTGGCCCAGCGACATCGGGTCGTGATGCCTGCCGACATTCTTCTGCTAGGGAAATCGCTGCTCACCATGGAAGGTGTCATCGAACATCTCGATCCTTCCTTAAGTATCGTGGACATGGCCGAGCCATTTGGTCGAAAGCTGATCAAGGAACGTTTCAATCCTGGGAGGATCAAGAATCGTCTGTTCCGCAGTGCGGCGGATATGGCCGAGAGTGTCATGGGTCTTCCGGGACAGTTAAGACAGATTTCATCAATCATCAGCAAAGGAAAGCTGCGGTTGGAGGTCAGCGTACCTGAATTGGAAACACTCCTGCGCAGGCTGGACCAGATTAGTAATCGGCTGTCTTTCAGTATTGTACTGCTGGCATTTTGTATCATTATGGTCGGGTTGATTATCGGTTCTTCGATCAGTCACCAGTCCACCATGCTATGGGATATTCCGGTCATTGAGATTGGTTTTCTGGTAGCCATTCTGATGGTGGCCTTCCTGCTATATTCTATATTTAAATCGGGGAGATTTTAG
- a CDS encoding SulP family inorganic anion transporter produces MNTLKQQWFGNIRGDVLAGITVALALIPEAIAFSIIAGVDPMVGLYASITIAIVISIAGGRPGMISAATGAMAVLMVGLVKDYGVEYLFAATILTGIIQFILGIFKVGRFITFVPHSVLTGFVNALAILIFMAQLTHFTGANWIMYAMVAGTLAIIYILPRFFKSVPAPLIAIVIMTIITALLHLDVKTVGDMGNLTSTLPMFHLPNIDWSLNTLMILLPYSFTMALVGLLESLLTATIVDEMTETKSSKNREVRGQGIANFVNGLFGGMGGCAMIGQSVINVKSGGRGRLSTFTAGAFLAILLLLLSGVVKEVPMGALVGVMFMVCIGTFDWGSIKNIARVPRAEAIVMVVTVAIVVYTHDLSIGVMVGVVLSVLHFGWKQTKIRVQAKEEQGQKVYRVHGPFFFGSSSRFVDEFNAETDPQEIMIDFGGSHIWDNTAVVAIGKVKFKYAKLGKTVHLRGLNEESSRLLEKSGFATVQGHSS; encoded by the coding sequence ATGAATACTTTAAAACAACAATGGTTTGGTAACATTCGCGGAGATGTGCTGGCAGGTATTACGGTAGCCTTGGCGCTGATTCCGGAAGCCATTGCCTTCTCGATCATTGCGGGTGTCGATCCGATGGTCGGATTATACGCTTCGATTACGATTGCCATCGTGATTTCAATTGCGGGCGGAAGACCGGGCATGATCTCGGCAGCAACGGGCGCAATGGCGGTACTGATGGTGGGACTCGTCAAAGATTATGGCGTGGAATACCTGTTTGCTGCTACGATTTTGACAGGCATCATTCAGTTTATTTTGGGGATTTTCAAGGTTGGGCGGTTTATTACGTTTGTGCCGCATTCGGTGTTGACCGGATTTGTGAACGCACTGGCGATTCTCATCTTTATGGCTCAGCTTACCCATTTCACGGGCGCTAACTGGATCATGTATGCGATGGTAGCAGGTACGCTGGCGATCATTTATATTTTGCCACGTTTTTTCAAAAGCGTTCCGGCTCCACTGATTGCTATTGTAATCATGACGATCATTACGGCGCTATTACATCTGGATGTCAAAACGGTAGGTGATATGGGGAATCTCACGAGTACCCTGCCTATGTTTCATCTGCCGAATATCGACTGGTCCCTCAATACGCTGATGATTCTGCTGCCGTATTCGTTCACGATGGCTCTGGTAGGTCTGCTGGAATCCTTGCTGACTGCAACGATTGTGGATGAAATGACCGAGACCAAGAGCAGCAAAAACCGTGAAGTACGTGGTCAGGGGATTGCCAACTTTGTTAATGGCCTTTTCGGCGGCATGGGTGGCTGCGCGATGATTGGACAGTCGGTTATTAACGTGAAATCTGGCGGTCGAGGTCGATTATCCACATTTACGGCTGGGGCTTTTCTCGCCATATTGTTGTTATTGCTCAGTGGTGTGGTGAAAGAGGTGCCGATGGGTGCACTCGTAGGTGTCATGTTTATGGTGTGCATCGGTACGTTTGACTGGGGTTCTATCAAGAACATTGCGCGTGTGCCACGAGCGGAAGCCATTGTTATGGTAGTCACAGTTGCTATTGTGGTGTATACCCACGATCTGTCTATCGGTGTAATGGTCGGCGTTGTACTTAGTGTGCTTCATTTTGGTTGGAAACAGACCAAGATTCGTGTTCAGGCAAAGGAGGAGCAGGGGCAGAAGGTGTACCGTGTCCACGGACCGTTCTTCTTCGGTTCATCTTCCCGCTTCGTTGATGAGTTCAATGCGGAGACTGATCCGCAGGAAATCATGATTGATTTTGGCGGATCACATATTTGGGATAACACGGCGGTCGTCGCCATTGGTAAAGTGAAGTTCAAATATGCGAAGCTGGGAAAAACAGTGCATCTGCGTGGACTGAACGAGGAAAGCTCTCGTTTGCTTGAGAAGAGCGGATTTGCCACGGTGCAAGGGCACAGTTCGTAA
- a CDS encoding endospore germination permease — translation MNQNVTNRQLVLLIMLLSITGTLMQPHAQAIFYAEQHAYLSYIPVFLVMVASLWMLSRVQRRFPDQDLFESLVERFPFFGRMTGIMYILFFLFIFARDIRLIGDYISITLLETTPISIIVLTLLVMAVFIVRGGLGSLIGMSELYVTLFVLNSLILPFMLIKQINMDNLMPYFDIDVAGVGKGSWYIFSFFGEMIAIPFVVKGSDFRFKSVMGGITFAALLMMLIIIETILAVGVPIASRLVYPSYELARQLQISDFLDRFDLALAAVTLPTLITKIAFDLYFVCWGLKRMIPKVSGKVMTGPVALIGFVCAFWFCKNAVQLFRFTREWTWIGILFEVLLPIIIFIFLRPRKKGMNDRKATDGTKPKQHSNEEKSNKTSQERDESDKGKREGHQGGELQPS, via the coding sequence ATGAATCAAAATGTGACCAATCGTCAGTTGGTGCTGCTCATCATGCTGCTCAGCATTACAGGTACGTTGATGCAGCCCCATGCACAAGCCATTTTTTATGCTGAACAGCACGCTTACTTATCTTATATACCTGTGTTTCTTGTCATGGTGGCATCCCTATGGATGTTAAGCCGTGTTCAGCGACGGTTCCCCGATCAGGATCTGTTTGAATCTCTGGTGGAGCGATTCCCTTTTTTCGGTCGTATGACAGGTATAATGTATATCCTGTTTTTCCTCTTTATATTTGCCCGCGATATCCGGCTAATTGGTGACTATATAAGCATTACCTTGCTGGAGACGACCCCGATTTCCATCATTGTATTGACCCTCTTGGTCATGGCTGTCTTTATCGTGAGGGGAGGGTTGGGATCCCTAATAGGAATGTCCGAGCTGTATGTTACATTGTTTGTGCTGAATTCATTAATTTTGCCATTTATGCTCATTAAGCAAATTAACATGGACAATCTCATGCCGTATTTTGACATCGATGTTGCTGGTGTTGGCAAGGGAAGCTGGTACATATTTTCCTTTTTTGGTGAGATGATTGCCATCCCATTTGTAGTTAAAGGCAGTGATTTTCGATTCAAGTCAGTCATGGGAGGGATTACGTTCGCAGCCCTGTTAATGATGCTGATTATCATCGAAACTATCTTGGCGGTGGGGGTACCCATCGCATCCAGACTGGTATATCCCTCCTATGAGCTTGCAAGACAACTGCAAATCAGTGATTTCCTTGATCGGTTTGACCTTGCATTAGCAGCGGTAACGCTACCTACGTTAATTACAAAGATTGCATTTGACCTGTATTTTGTATGTTGGGGCCTGAAACGAATGATTCCGAAGGTCTCAGGAAAAGTCATGACAGGGCCGGTTGCGTTGATCGGGTTTGTCTGCGCCTTCTGGTTTTGCAAAAACGCCGTTCAGCTCTTCCGCTTTACACGGGAATGGACTTGGATTGGGATTCTGTTCGAGGTGCTGTTACCCATCATCATTTTCATATTCCTTCGTCCCCGCAAAAAGGGGATGAACGACCGGAAGGCAACGGATGGCACAAAGCCGAAGCAGCACTCCAACGAGGAGAAATCAAACAAAACATCACAGGAACGAGATGAATCTGACAAAGGGAAACGGGAAGGACATCAGGGTGGAGAACTACAGCCTTCCTGA
- a CDS encoding Ger(x)C family spore germination protein codes for MVLIRKRRAIAVLLLCTMFISGCWDRKEINDIAFVIGIAIDKEKDNYRSSLQIALPGQSGSSGSEGGGGGTSGDKSWFMLSNTAKTLRGTSVEGQKSLSRELYYAHRRTMLIGEELARDGVAPMLDLLTRYPLNRLSALPIVTKGYAYKVLDTDAPIEKFPSEMVRELCFLNMRKPRSLKTFTDAILSEGVDPFLPVASTADNVPGNWKDVKTNIKLDGIAIFKKDKLIGMIEKEPAGALILAMGEANEPEVMVKAPRGKGDIFIKLNENNSSLHPHVENGKVTVTIELYAKGVLVDNESNYGDLRDQEMKSLTQALHKKIEEDIKEGVRLIQKQYPADILGLGRSIHQQLPQEWKKIKDRWDDIYPDVKVIVVPHILIENVGVINKPIGLQEEDIVHD; via the coding sequence ATGGTTCTCATCCGTAAACGACGTGCGATAGCCGTACTGCTCCTATGTACTATGTTCATATCGGGATGCTGGGACCGGAAGGAAATTAATGATATCGCTTTTGTGATTGGGATTGCTATCGACAAAGAAAAGGACAATTACAGGTCCAGCCTTCAAATTGCTCTTCCAGGCCAATCTGGTTCTTCTGGAAGTGAAGGAGGCGGCGGAGGCACAAGCGGGGATAAATCGTGGTTCATGTTATCTAATACAGCCAAAACCTTGCGCGGAACATCCGTTGAAGGCCAAAAGTCACTCTCTCGTGAACTGTATTATGCCCATCGGCGCACCATGCTGATTGGTGAGGAACTCGCACGAGATGGTGTGGCCCCCATGCTTGATTTACTAACACGTTATCCGCTTAACCGGCTTTCAGCGTTACCCATTGTGACTAAAGGATATGCATACAAAGTGCTGGATACTGACGCGCCAATCGAAAAATTCCCTTCCGAAATGGTACGCGAACTGTGCTTTCTGAATATGCGCAAACCGCGTTCACTCAAGACATTCACGGATGCGATTCTTTCCGAAGGAGTAGATCCATTTCTTCCGGTTGCTTCGACTGCTGACAATGTACCGGGCAACTGGAAGGACGTCAAGACGAACATCAAGTTGGATGGAATCGCCATCTTTAAGAAGGACAAACTGATAGGCATGATTGAAAAAGAACCTGCTGGTGCACTTATACTGGCAATGGGTGAAGCCAACGAACCAGAAGTGATGGTCAAGGCTCCGCGTGGAAAAGGTGATATTTTCATCAAATTGAACGAAAATAACTCTTCATTGCATCCTCATGTTGAAAACGGAAAAGTCACGGTGACGATCGAGCTGTATGCGAAGGGTGTCTTGGTAGATAACGAATCCAATTATGGTGATTTGCGAGACCAAGAAATGAAGAGCCTTACTCAGGCCCTTCATAAGAAAATCGAAGAGGACATTAAGGAAGGGGTCAGACTGATTCAAAAACAATATCCTGCGGATATTTTGGGTCTGGGCCGTTCCATTCATCAGCAACTCCCCCAGGAATGGAAAAAAATAAAGGATCGCTGGGATGATATTTATCCAGATGTAAAGGTAATCGTAGTGCCACATATCCTTATTGAAAATGTAGGGGTTATCAATAAACCGATTGGATTACAAGAGGAGGATATTGTCCATGATTAA